The genomic region TGGAGAGCTGTTAGTGTGAaatggtaactgaagccatggGAGTGGTGGTATTGCTCAAGGTAATATGTAGACCCATGAAAGAACAGTCTGGAACATCAAAAATCAAGGGTTGGGCAGAGaaactgttattgttcagtctctaagtcgtgtccaactcttttcatcaccatggactgcagcataccaggcttccctgtccttcactgtctccctgagtttgctcaaactcgtgtccattgtgtcagtgatgccatccagccaactgtcacccctttctcctcttgccttccatcattcccagcatcagggtcttttccaatgagtcagctcttccatcaggtggctgctgtattggagtttcagcttcagcgtcagtccttccaatgaatattcagggttgatttcccttaggattgaactgatttgatctccttgctgtccaagggactctcaagagtcttctccaaccacagttcaaaagcatcaattctctggcactcagccttctttatggtccaactctcacatccatatatgactactggaaaaaccatagctttgactatacggacctttgctggcaaaatgatgtttctgctttttaatacactgtctaggtttgtcatagctttccttccaaggagcaagcgtattctaatttcatggctgcagtcaccatctgcagtgattttttggagcccaagaaaataaaattagtctctgtttccattttccccccatctatttgccatgaaatgatgagaccagatgtcatgatcttagttttctcaatgttgagttttaaaccagctgtttcactctcctctttcaccctcatcaagaggctctttagttcttcttcactttccaccattagagtggtatcatctgcatatctggggttactgatatttctccctacaatcttgattccagcttgtgcttcatccagcccagaatttcgcatgatgtactctgcgtagaagttaaataagcagggtgacgatatacagccttgacatactcctttctcaatttttaaccagttcattattccatgtctggttctaactgttgcttcttgaactgcatacaggtttctcaggagacagctaaggtggtctggtactccaatctcttgaacaattttccagtttgttgtgatccacattgtcaaaggctttagtgtagtcaatgaagtaaatgtttttctggaattcccttgctttttctgtgatccagcggatgttggcgatttgatctctggttcctctgccttttctaaatccagcttgtacatctggaagttgttggttcacgtactgctaaagctgagcttgaaggattttgagtgttaaccttactagcatgtgaaatgaacacaactgtACGGCAGAGAAATAGGACTTAGAAAATATTCAGTCCAGCAATAATCCTGAAGCAATAGTTTGTACATTAGTTGATATTCTTCTTGGCCAATTCTAGTACTAGAAGTACTAACAAGTATGAcagtctgattttttaaattcttatttcacCCTGTCAAGCCATTAATTCACAATGAAAACTTctaaaataaactgaaatcaataaacatttgtaaaataactaaataattaaaataataaataaatagctaaaatatgtaattatattataGAATCACAAACCAGACAAACAGCCCTTGATTGCTCAAATACCCAGCTTTGATTATTTTGAGCTTAATACTTTACAACAGACCTTATGCTGTAATTTGCTCTCTCTCAGTTCTGTAACTGTTTCTTATTTCCTGATCATTTGGATAGTCTTTAATAGATTGGCAGTTTAGTGATAGCCCAGGAAGATTTTCTCTGATCAAAACGTGATTAAATAGAGATACACTTTGGTCAGAAGACAACTATGGTCCATAGTTCCCACATGGAAAAGATTCAAATGCAATTTTGGATGGGTCTGTGGGGATTTGCCTTGATATACTTCCTTTATCTTTTTAAGAGTAGAAATGGAAATGTGGCCTCTAGAGTGGCTAATCAGTGATGTGCTGATGATACATGTTCAACAACTGGCTTCCCACAAAAAAAGAGCCCTGATTTGTTGTGTTTGCCAATTATAGTGTAAATACTCCCTTCATATTCAATGTCAGGCCACCAACTTGATGTCACTGAAGGCAAAGAGGGATTAAATGTATACAGTTGGCTTTTGCAAGCCAGTGTAAGCTGGCTCCAGCACACTAGTGAACTAAGAATGATCTGACTGGTGGCCAGGAATGGAAATATACCTTGCATATGAGTTCAGCATATGAGACAACTGAATTCTACATAACTTAGTTTTTCCTTTAGTGAAAATTGATTTATTCATCTACAGTCAGTTTACTTATAGGTCTTGACCTTTTCCTTTTGAATAGAGGTATGagtgatatatacatacacaaatctAATAATATAGCACTataatttctctttattcatAGTAATAGTAGTTTCTAAAATTGCCTTGTGTCTGAGATTGAAATGATTGAGAATGTTTGTGAATCAATTCCTTATACCATGAACCAAAGAAATGaccagtttctttttatttcaagataTCAGTATAATTTGCATTCTAATAcctttcataaaagaaaatattttatttccatcaaATGAGCAAAGTTTGTTTTTTCCCTATTAAAGCAAATTATTTGTTGGTATGCTCTTCTAATAATATATGCAGAAAGGATAGCATCAAAATATCTCATTTCTTTATAGAATTTAATATACATCCTATTAACAGCAGTGTACAGATGTATAATATTTGacaattaaaaattactttaaaaaatattttcaatattagcTCTGGTAGAACCAGAGCTGCTATTATgcatactatttctttttttacattccaaaaggaaattaaaacttcTAGTAGTATTACAAAGGAATACACTTTTAAATATTGAATGCAGATATACAAAATCTCATGACTTCTGTTAAAAACCTCGCAACTCTACTGGACACGAATAATGTCAAATAACTTGCTCTTATGCCAGGTTCATAAAGGTTACTATTAAAAATACTGCAAACCCAGTAAAAACACAATGATATAGTACAAAGTCTTTTTTCAAAGTCAAACTTTAAAAGATCTGTATTTACACAAAGGAATAATATTTTTTAGTGCCCTCTGATTGGTACTGTTGTTCAGgataatctaattttagaaatCTAAATTGAACATTTTCACCATTTTTCTGCTTCAGTATGGAAGATGCTGAGGACATACagaataaattttagaaacaggACTGGGTAAAAACTTTATAAAGTAGAATAGTAAACATTTTACACACTTTAGTTATTGCCCTGCCAAAGATAAAAATAACCCATTGCTCCATCTTCCTCTATTTAACTTTCTAGATAACTATCTCAAATACCTATCTTTTGTCTACATAGAAAGTTTTTTTAGACCAAAGTATaaagattttagattttttttttaacaaaatccaAAATATCAGTAAGccgtttttcattttctaaatatgtttACAGAAATGCTATTTTTCAATATAAAACCCCAAAGTGTTGAATTAAGACACATTAATAACATGCCTGGCCAATTACTGACTTGACTTTAGCATTAGAGGAATATGATACAATTGGCTGTTGAGTTCCAAATTTAAGCATTTGGTTTTATATTGTAATACTGTAATGTCTAATacagatattaaagaaaatgagctttttcttttaaaaaaaggaataataaagaattTCAGCCATAATACAAATCAACTTTGAGGGGAAAATCCATATCAAGATaggaaatagatttttaaaatcttagacTAATTGctataaaagaattataaaaatgtaaatttctaaaaaaaatacactgaaaatgtTTATCTAggaaaaaatacaaggaaaacaTTCACTACTACGGGGTACAGTCAACTATGGACCTGGCTTATGAGcctttaaaaattcacaaaaactAATTAGCACCAAAATTGTCTAAAACTCCAAATGATATACTGAAGTAATTCCAAGCCCAAGTATTACATTATAAAAAAGTTATATTTAACTTGGAAGTTTTCCcagttataataaatatatttctttacaaTCTTTAGAAAATGTGCTAGCTTTaccaattttcaaaatattaaggtAGTGTATAGAAGTTGTCATTTACATTAGTTTTGGCTGAGCAGGGACAATGGAAATTCAAGTTATTTCCCAGAAAATATGGATTTATTTGGTTGGGGTAAGTGAAGAGCAATTCTCCAGTCAAAATTTTTCACTCCCTGTTTCAccctttttcttctaaaatgttttattagaGCTTTTACAAGATCTATATTGTCTGATTTGAATTTTGTATCCTATTTTCCCTGCTCACTTTTTGGTGTTATTTAAGGTCTGGCATGGGAATAGGAGTATTTAAAAGTGGGCACAGATCACAGTAGTTAAACAAGTTATGAATAAGCTACTATATATATTCAACCCTCTTAAAATCAagttgaatttaattttaaacatcAACTTACAAATTTAATTgcaaaacaacaacacacaattTGAAACAAGGCAAACTTTTCAGCCTTTATGTAGTGAAATGTATAACTTCACTAATTACATATCTGGCTACCAAATGTCAAACCAAATGTTCATTTGGCCATATTTTACTGCTGCACATAAATAATGACAAGGCAAAGAAGAGCAACTAGTCCGAAGGCTGGTAGGCCAAGGAACCACAGCATAACCCAAAAGAAAATGACTATTACTGGTTCTACAATTTGTTCTCCAAAATACATCCTTGTGAAGCCCATGTTGAGGAGGCTTTTGTTCAGTTCACCAAAAAGCGTTCCCATCTTTTTGTAGTCATCTCCCACAGGCTCGCCAGTGTGGTTTTGTGATTCTTCAATatcctttgaaaaacaaaaacaagacaaaatataaacataaaatgagaaacagGTGAAGGTCTTTTAAGAATAATGATCATTTCATAGTTCTTTATCTTCCAGAGTATGTACTGGGCATACTTGTGATAACCATTCGATAATATCTGGGAATGTTCCTTTTGATTGTCACCCAGAACAGCTGTGACTGTGATCACCTTTCAAGAATATGGAAAGCACTGATTTATTGATTTATGTGGCCTTGACATTGACTGGACACTCAACTACTAGAACACAGATTTACAAGATGAAGGAAGTAGCtgatcatttcattttctagCTCCCTGGAATTGCACACAACAACTTATTAAGTGAAAAATCATGTTCGTATTGTTCTTATCAATGATTGTGATTACTGAACAACCTTTTTATACCAATCTGCTGTTCAGAGGCAGGCTCTGGATTGCTCTGTCCTGCTAAGTAAGCTTCTTTTCAGTCCATTCATTTGACACTAAGACTTCAAtgacccagcctcctctctctggAGTAGAGCTTGCTGCTACTGTTGAGCAATTCTCAGCTATTATGTCTGTGATCTTTCGATTTTAGCTGGGAAGCTAAGAATTCAGTGTAGGTCCTTGATGTCCTAAATGCTTATTAATCTCATCAGAAGAAACATACAGTTTCCACATAGGAATAATTTTGTATAATAAGCCTAAAAGTTTACCTACATATCAGTTCCCCAGAAAATGTCCATGTGTACCCAATTATACATACCAAAAATTATGTACTATTTCTATTACCTCTCAGTCTTATTACAATTAGGGTCTTTATACTACTATcttgctgccaagtcacttcagtcgtgtccgactctgtgcgaccccatagacggcagcccaccaggctctgctgcccctgggattctctaggcaagaacactggagtgggttgccatttccttctccaatgcatgaaagtgaaaagtcgaagttaagtcgctcagtcgtgtccgactctttgcgaccccatgggctgcagcccaccaggctcctccatccgtgggattttccaggcaagagtactggagtggggtgccattgccttctagtagATAGATATTAAGTTACTATCTCTTAGCTTCAACCCTACTCTTTGAAATTCTACAAACATATCTGGTTCCCTGTTAGGCTCTGCCAGTAGAGGAACTAGAGAGACACTGCAcagcaagaggaggaggaaggggcttGCTCTTTCTTGTTTGCCTCTCATGGGTTTCTTGGTCCTCTTGGTCTCCAGTGATAGTTCACTCTGGCGGTAGTAGGTCCTTCTGGTAGCAGCTACTGATTTCAGTTTAGTGACTTCCCAGCACCTGCAGAAACTATCTCAATGTGCCTTCCTGAGACACCAGATCAAACCTGTGGGTTCCTTTCCCTCAGATCTCTGGTCCCCAGGGTCTGTGGTGTTCCTCCTTTGAGCTCAGAAACACCAGTACCAGGTGGGCGGTGATTGGCTCTTGGAAGCCTGAGTCTCAGCTGCGTGTCATGGGGCCTTCCCCAGTTTTCTCAGTTTTAGtaattctctctcttctctgcttcctcaggcccaggaGTGGTGGCTGGTTCCTGGTGTTACTACCTGTGGCACTCTAGCCTACTAAAGTGGTTTTTAAAACTTGATATGTTAGACTCCCTTGGAGGGCTCTGAAAGCCCACTGCcagggtttctgattcagtaagccACAATTGGGGCTTGGAGTCTGAGAATTTGCActtctaacaagtttccaggtAATGCTTATGATGCTGgtattttttttacatcttttgaCTATGACTGCCTTCATGTTTTTGCCTTTCCTGTTCTTCAATGCCTGCTTAACAATTCTTTGTATTAACTTATCTTTGTTAAAATAATTGGTATAGTTTCTCTCTTTTCACTAGCCCCTAATTTGGTCACAAAAGAAAACCTATGTCACAGTGACACAGTTGTAATTGTAATTTATTAAACCTAATCTCTTTTAGGCATGATGATTCAAATCAgtaattatttattgaacatataCTTGCTCATAGTAGGTGCAAGATAGAAaattggagttggtgatggacagggaggcctggtgtgctgcgattcatggggtcgcaaagagtcggacatgactgagtgactgaactgaactgaaaaaagacGACTTTGGGTATAGAGTTTCATATAATaacaagtaaatattaaaagCTACTAAGTAGGCTGTCTAGGCCAGAAAATAGTTAATTAACTTAACTTGAGACACACTTCAAACACATGAATTGGACTTAGATTCCTTTAGTAGAAACCAAAACTTAATCATTTCAGTAATCAATaagtaaataactaaaaatattttttcacttaaatgcattattttttattctacatAATAGTTTACATATAtaaggaaaaatgcaaaaaatctaACTTTTATGTGCAATAGTCAGACAAAATGATTTTCAGTGTTTCACTGAAGTGTTTCACTTAAAGTGTTTCATTTTAAGGCAGTGTTTTCCCATATAATAGTAATTTATGTTGAGTACAGAGTATCATTGATGTAATGAAAAAATGAGACTCAATGGGGCATCATTGTTAAATGTATATAAGTTTAAGCCAGAATTAGAGTTAATctatacatataatttaataaattacttttggattttaatttctaccaaaaaaagaatgagaaaaacaaaatgttgttGAGATATTTGGAGAGTTTAAATCTAGGCTCCCAACACTTAAACTGAATGACCTTGATCAAACTACTTCAGtttcctgagcttcagttttctaatCCATAAAATGGGATTTTATGAATCCTTTTTGATACAGATAATATACTCGTGAATTATAGTTTATTTGTTAACCTTTccttattttttgtattttaacttttaaattatatttttgttcactgatgtgcTGTGATTAATTTTGTTTCTTAGCTTCTCATACTTTTTAATGTGTTCCACAATAATacactatattaaaaaagaaaaacaaaaatcttgagattttttttgtactTACTTGAGattaaggctttcttttctttaggaCAGAACTCAAAGAGTTCTTGATTTAGTTTGTAATTCTTCTGTTCCCTCAACTTCTCTTCTACTCCAGTGTCTATCATTGCTGGTATCATTTTTGgcctctttctttattttttaatttctttttcttttttaccacctCTAATTTCTTTTAATCTATGCACTTATTGTACTTTGGGGTTTTCTGTTGTTACTGaagctttttaaaactttttcagtaTATTTGTGGTTTTAGTACAAAGTGAGTACCCTAATCTAAAACAGTTCTTTCTGAAGATTCACTTTAAATTCTTCTACAAACTGTTTGTGGGTTTTTCAGGGGAAGAAGTAGGTGTTGCAATGCTCAGTTAACTCCTCGAGGCCAGGGGGAGAGGCAGCAGTCTGAGATCCAGGGAGCAGCTAGGGGGACGGGGACTAGAGATGGGAGGCCAACTGGCCTGGGGATGCTGTGGCTGTGgcagcctgctgctgcttcttttttttttaatatgaaaaatttcaaacacaaaattagagaaaatagtACAATGAACCCCTAAATACCTATCAACCAGATAAAATAATTACTAAAAATCTGCCACCTTACAGAAGCATTTAATCTGGGCaatctgaaggagaaaaaaaagtcactagaAGAATGCCTAAAAGTGGCATATCTTCACAAATAAAGTTCTCTGGAAACATCAACGATATTCAGCAAAGAACTGGATAAAGGTTCAAATAACCCTAGAGGAAAGACACTTAAagacatggaaaagaaaacaggcaGCATTCTTAAATCACTGACATTACAGTCAGTCTCACTACAGTGTTTTCTGtatcagtaaatatctgttgaatacaTGGGGAGAATTTATCTTGTGGCTGGCAAGCATTAGAGCAATATCTTGACAGATTTTTACCTACCTGCTCCACTTCTTGCCAAACAAAAAGATGgccttattttttccaaatattatttggattatttatattttatatttatattatttgtattatttataattgtAATCTCAAagcaattatatatttttatggaattatcAGTATGTTTTGTTGTGGATATTATTAAGATCCACTTACTTTTTCCTTAATCCAGACCAAACTTTAATCCAGTCCATATTCTTTACCTGAGGAAAACCCATCTATAGCTTCAGAGATGGCAAGTCTAAGAGTAATCCCCTGTCCTTGATGAGAAGCTGGCCTTGGAAAGGGCATGGGATCTACTCTGGACTGATGACTTTTGAGTGTCTTCTGGGGAAAATTCTTTCAAGCTCTTCTGATACAACTTTGGACAGTGATTCTTAACACTTTAGGAGAAATAGAAGAACAATTTCTGCACAGATAGACAGTAAGTAAAGAGAATTTACTATATTTGGATTAGCTTTCCATCACTGCCATATGAAATTAGtacaaacttagtgacttaaaatgaCACGAATGTATCACTGTTTTCTAACCTGTTTTGCAGGTGAGAAGTCAAAACTGGCAGGCTTGTTTCTTTCTGGAGGCTCAAGTAAAGAATccatttctctactttttctaGCTGCTAGAGGGTGTCCGTCTTACTTGGCTCCTAGtccccttcctccaccttcaaATCCAGCAACATTGTAACTCTCAGACCATCCTTCTGTAGTTAACTTTTTCCTCTGACCATAACAGGGTAAGGTTTTCTGTGTTTAAGGACCAATGTGATTAAGTTTAGTCCACTTAGATAATCCAGGTTCATTTTCCCATCTCAAAGTCCTTAAATTTGATCATATCTACAAAATCTTTTTTGCCATGTAAGATATCATATTCATAGGTACCAAGGATtaagatgtggacatctttgaggGGGGAGAAACCATTATTCTACCCAcctcaatatttaattttaaaattatttctttatagatCTACTTTCTGTCACTATCTATGATAGGAGGGGTAAGGTCACTGAAGACAAGAACCATATAAATTCGAAAAAGAGTACTTATTATACTGCATTATGCCTGGCCCTTAGCAGgctcataataaatatttgttgaatgaacaatagaaatattctataataataaCATATTAGGCAAAAAGctcctcaaaaataaaaacaaaatttacaaacaacatcaattattttatttccccATGAGTACATCTGTGAATTTGttcaaatacatataaataaattttagagagACTGTAAGATATAGTAGCTGTTAGCTAAAATTTACATGCTTAGTTCATTTGCTAAACAACTGTACTTTAAGAGCAGAGGCTAATATGAACAGATGAGTTCTTAAGTCCCTGACTTAGTCAGAGGTCTACAGTTTTCGAGTGCTCAGTGCCTACTCTGTGGCACACACTGTGCTGTACGCGCGTTTCCTTGTGTCGTCTTTCCAACAGGCTGTGAGGGAGGCACTATGATTTTCGCcatttgcagataaggaaactaagttTCAGAGGAGTTAAATGTTGGCCACTGACTTATATTAGTAATTGAAGGAGCTATGATATGAACTCCGACATTCTTACTCCAGAGACCACACCAGTAATCCCTATGTTATACTCTCTCCaggtattatattattaatagctAACATCTGTGTAATGTAAGCTTTCAGAGAACTTCTACATATTTGatctctgaaaaaagaaaaactatgtaaacacattttcatttttcacagaaagagTACATTTAACACAGTGAAATGAACATCAGTATCTTTCTGTGCTTTACATCTTTTCCCAGTTTATAGCATACTTGAAGGTGAGTTTTATCAAGCATAAAATTgctcaaattttaatttctgtcttATATAACAATTTAGACAAGGTAAAGCTATTTGCAGCAGTTTAGTAAATCTTTTTATAGTCTATTCAGTATTGACTAGAATTCAGATTCAAATGCAAAAAAGAGAGACTCCAAGCAAGAATGAGGAGATACGCTTGGCAGAGTTGCAATAAGGCAAAAacccaaaccaaccaaccaaatacacacacacacacacaaaactcttCACACATAACACACACCAATATGAAAATGTAGATGGCATTTCTCCCGTCCTAACATTAATCACTTTGTATCTTTGccaaattttattctttgtatgtGAGGTCCCAATGGaagaatatttatcaaatgaCAGTTTACTTCATGATCATATAATAGTACAGACCATGACATGCACATTAAATAGTGATGTTATTATTTTGTCCATAATTAATGACATACGAGTGTTATAATTGACTGAAAATCTCTTAAAACTATG from Bos indicus x Bos taurus breed Angus x Brahman F1 hybrid chromosome 6, Bos_hybrid_MaternalHap_v2.0, whole genome shotgun sequence harbors:
- the FAM241A gene encoding uncharacterized protein FAM241A, producing the protein MCSAGQLLGGGGGGGGSGGERDEDRDALAERAAAGTEQESGASPRRRGRRPLEEREQDIEESQNHTGEPVGDDYKKMGTLFGELNKSLLNMGFTRMYFGEQIVEPVIVIFFWVMLWFLGLPAFGLVALLCLVIIYVQQ